AAAAAGATTCTTTGGCTGTCGCTTTTCCTCCTGGCTTGTCTGTTCATCATCTTTATCGGCGGCGCGGCGAAACTGTTGATCGCCGCCGCCCTGTTGGCCTATATCCTCGATCCGTTGGCCACACGCATCGAATCGCGCGGCCTCTCCCGCACTGCGGCCACGACCCTGCTCATGACGACGCTGATCGCCGGACTGATCCTGCTGCTGGTCGTCCTTGTGCCGCTGTTGTTCGATCAAATTAAAAGCCTGCAGACCGGCTTTAGCGGCGAGAAAACCAGCCAGGCCATGGACCGTCTCCAGGCTATGGTGCGAAGCCGCTTTGGCTTTCTCGGCTTGGCAGACGTAAACCTGATGGAAAAAATGACAACGGCCAAATCAGGATTGCTGGAAAGGATCAGCAAATTTCTCATCGAAGACTCGATCTCCATCATCGTTCATCTGGTGTCCATTCCCTTCATCATCTTTTTTCTGCTCAAGGACGGCCGTGAGCTGAAAAAACGGCTTATCCGCATGGTGCCCAACCGGTACTTTGAATTTTCCATGGATCTGATCCACAAGATGGACCAGCAGCTGGGCAACTATTTGCGCGGCCAATTTCTAGACGCCTTGACCTTCGGCGCGCTGGCCACCATCGCCCTCTGGCTTTTAGATGTCAAATATTTTCTCTTTATCGGCGTCTTTGCCGGCATGGCGAACCTGATCCCCTA
This sequence is a window from bacterium. Protein-coding genes within it:
- a CDS encoding AI-2E family transporter, producing the protein KKILWLSLFLLACLFIIFIGGAAKLLIAAALLAYILDPLATRIESRGLSRTAATTLLMTTLIAGLILLLVVLVPLLFDQIKSLQTGFSGEKTSQAMDRLQAMVRSRFGFLGLADVNLMEKMTTAKSGLLERISKFLIEDSISIIVHLVSIPFIIFFLLKDGRELKKRLIRMVPNRYFEFSMDLIHKMDQQLGNYLRGQFLDALTFGALATIALWLLDVKYFLFIGVFAGMANLIPYVGPIAGMIPAIVVSVLDSGDAMRAVYVILTFAGLKLIDDVFIQPFVVAQSVDLHPVLVLVAIIIGGHLFGILGMLIAVPCTGFFKVVLCESLQTLKKYRFTA